The Pseudomonas sp. DG56-2 genome contains a region encoding:
- the ubiH gene encoding 2-octaprenyl-6-methoxyphenyl hydroxylase, with translation MKRVNLAIIGGGLVGASLALALQAGAKARGWTILLIEPFAPGDTYQPSYDARSSALSYGTRQIYERLGLWEQISRRAEPIRQIQVSDRGRFGATRLDALEEGVPALGYVVENAWLGQCLWKGLDADVVSWRCPAEVTAMQALEDGYRLSLNDDTVVECDLAVLADGGRSGLREQLGIHVSQRPYNQSALIANITPSEAHCGQAFERFTDEGPMALLPLPENRCALVWTRAGMDAKRLAELDERSFLGELQNVFGYRLGALRQVGARHLYPLSLVEAQEQVRPHLVVLGNAAHSLHPIAGQGFNLSLRDVQSLAEGLLAGPGVPGDFATLQVYRERQRLDQDMTVGFSDRVTRLFGNAQPLIATGRNLGLLGLDLLPPAKRWFARQAMGLGTRPDPRS, from the coding sequence ATGAAACGGGTGAACCTGGCAATTATTGGCGGCGGCCTGGTCGGCGCCAGTTTGGCGCTTGCCCTGCAGGCAGGTGCCAAGGCGCGCGGCTGGACGATCCTGCTGATTGAACCCTTTGCACCCGGCGACACTTACCAGCCGAGCTATGACGCGCGTTCGTCCGCTCTATCGTACGGCACCCGCCAAATTTACGAGCGCCTTGGCCTGTGGGAGCAGATCAGTCGTCGCGCCGAACCCATTCGCCAGATCCAGGTTTCCGACCGTGGCCGCTTTGGTGCCACGCGCCTGGATGCCCTGGAGGAAGGCGTTCCTGCCCTGGGCTACGTGGTGGAGAACGCCTGGCTCGGCCAGTGCCTGTGGAAAGGCCTGGATGCCGATGTGGTCAGCTGGCGCTGTCCGGCTGAAGTGACAGCCATGCAGGCGCTGGAAGACGGCTACCGTCTTTCGCTCAATGACGACACCGTGGTCGAATGCGATCTTGCCGTGCTGGCCGATGGCGGTCGCTCCGGGTTGCGTGAGCAATTGGGCATTCATGTCAGTCAGCGGCCATACAACCAGAGTGCGCTGATTGCCAACATCACACCCAGTGAAGCCCACTGTGGCCAGGCATTCGAGCGCTTCACAGATGAAGGACCGATGGCCTTGTTGCCGTTACCGGAAAACCGCTGTGCGCTGGTCTGGACTCGTGCGGGTATGGATGCCAAGCGCCTGGCGGAACTGGACGAGCGCAGCTTCCTTGGCGAGTTGCAGAATGTGTTCGGCTATCGCCTGGGCGCTTTACGCCAAGTGGGCGCGCGGCATCTTTACCCTTTGTCATTGGTGGAAGCCCAAGAGCAAGTGCGTCCGCATCTTGTCGTTCTGGGTAACGCTGCCCACAGCCTGCATCCTATTGCCGGGCAGGGTTTCAACCTCTCCCTGCGTGATGTGCAGTCGCTGGCTGAAGGCCTGTTGGCAGGCCCTGGTGTGCCAGGTGACTTTGCCACATTGCAAGTTTATCGAGAGCGCCAGCGGCTGGACCAGGACATGACCGTGGGCTTTTCCGACCGAGTAACCCGCTTGTTCGGTAACGCCCAGCCATTGATTGCCACTGGACGTAACCTGGGCTTGCTCGGGCTTGACCTGTTGCCTCCAGCCAAGCGCTGGTTTGCCCGTCAGGCCATGGGCCTGGGAACCCGTCCGGACCCGCGGAGCTGA